TACGACACAACAACAGCATACGGCAAAACATTCATTAACCAGGTTATGTCATTCGCAGAACTAGAAGCACAAATGACTTCTGAACGTATGATATCGGTATTTAATAATAAAGTTAAAATGGGAGAAGTTATTTCTGGTACAACCCCACTAGGCTATTCTATCGAAAATAAAAAACTTGTACCAAATGACCAAGCTCCTATAGTAAAAAAAATATTTGAATTTTATGACGAACACGCGAACCTAAACAAGACATCAAAGTACTTACTCGAAGAATTTGGCATACAACGAAACACGCAGACCATTAGAGAACTCCTTAAGAACACAAAATACATCGGGGTTTTTAGAGATAATGAAAACTATAATGAACCGATAGTAAGCAAAGCCCTTTTTGAATCTGTTAATCGACAAATTAAAATGAACAAAAAATCTAATACGAAACATGAGTATATATTTAGCGGTTTATTAGTCTGTGAGGAATGTGGTAGAAAAATGAACTCTGGTCGAAAAGCTTATTATTCTGCAAAACGTAAAGACGGCACTAGAACCCGTTATCCCCATGTATCAATTTATAATTGTCGGTATGCATATGAGGTACCTAAATGTTCGAACACTAAAGTTTTAAAAGAGCACATCCTGGAGGAACATCTCCTAAGTGAAATTCCTATTTTACTTAAACAAAAAGTTAATAGTATAAACCAAAAGAAAAATAACGATAACGAAAAACAGAAACGACAACAAGCATTAGAAAATAAGATTGAACGTTTAAAGGCTGCTTACTTAAATGAAATTATCGGTCTTGACGAATACAAAGAAGATCGCGCTTCTCTGGTATCTCAACTAGAGAAAATAGAAAAGATTGAAGTTCCAACTATCGAAACAAGCATTTATGCAAAATTTGCTGACATAAATTTGAATGAGCATTATGAAACTTTATCCGTATCCGAAAGAAAACAATTTTGGCGATCACTCGTCAAAGAAATAACTTTCAACAAGGATCGCCAAATAAAAATTGATTTGATTTAATTGTATGCGGACGGCGGGACTTGAACCCGCATGAGCTAAAGCTCACAAGACCCTCAATCTTGCATGTCTGCCGTTCCATCACGTCCGCTTTCTGCTAGTCTACTAACTAACGGTTGCCTGTCTGCCATTCCGCCATGACCGCAAATAATACGTTCAATAACTTCAGCTATTGAACTCTTTTAGTATAAAATACTCAATTATCAAAGTCAATCCCAGAACAATTTTGAACTACTAAATGCGTTCTTTTGCTGTAAAACGTTTGACTTCGATTTGAATCAGCCCTGTTCCCAGAACTTGTTTATCTGGTATGTCAAAATCCATTCGTTTCGTCTCATGTTCCATCAATTTTAATAAGGCGTGTCGTTTACGCTCTAAATCGGTTAAAATAGTGGCTACTCCCTGCCCGATGATACTTCTATAATGATAGGTGTACTTTGACGCCTCATCAGCTGTGATCAGCTTATGACGACAATCCATTTCAAAACCGATCTTAGGATTTTCTTTTAGCAATGAGAGTTTTTTCCCTTGTCTAGCACCGTGGACATATAAAAATAAGCGTTCTTCTTGCCATTCATAGCCAAAATTCACAGGGACGATATAAGGAAACTCTTGATCAAAAAATGCTAATCTCACAACATGCGCTTCGGCTAAAATTTCATCAAAGCGATCTTTTTCGGTTACCTCAAACTCTTTTCTACGCATAGTTTCACTCCTTGCTTTAACGTGTGTACTCATAATGATAATGAGTACTCAATTTTTCATAGGCAGACAGGACTTCTGTCGGAATTTCGATCGATCCGATATATCCAGCACCCTTTGGTCCATAGCCATTACGATCATTTCTCAAACGAGGAATCTCACCTAATACTAACGAGAGAAAATAGTCTTTCGTCCAAAGACCATTCAATTGTTGGGCTTCAAAGGTTAGGTTATCATCGATCGTTTTAATGTAGGGTATCATTGGTACAGCATTTGCAAATTGACTGCCAAATCCCCGCCATTCTTTCTCAAATGTAGCTCTAAGTCTTCTTTGAAGAATGGGGTCTTCCAGTAGTAACACACGTTCAGGGGCTAAATCGTGCTCTCTCATTTTAGCTAATGAAAAACGAGCATTTTCACCTGAGTTCTTGGAACGGGTTTCTGTCAAAAATATCTCTTCTGACAGGCCATATCTTTCTTTAAAATAAGTCAGATACATCTCCGCTTCACTGGTAGCTCCGACACTGATTCCAAGCTCTTCGAAATTTTTAGCTAAAAAGGGGGTCGCATGTCCGACTCCGCCGACTAACATGACCTTAGAAGTACGTCCCTGTTTGTATAACTGAACCAGTTCATCCGCCAAATACGGCAAACTATTTCCAGCTAAAATTGTCAGGTCATATGTTCCTTCCACCTGCTCTTTAGCAGATAGATACTCGATCACTGTGTTCCAATACTGAATCATCTTCCCACTCCTTTTCAATATAAGACAGGAACTGGGACATAACTCTACAAGTTACAACCCAGTTCCTTTAAAAACGAATAAATAGTGAAAACAGACGTAACTACTACCTGCGCCTTCGATCACATCAGCGAACGCATACAGAGGCTTAGACAAAAGCGTTTAGCTCCGAGAAATAAGAAGGAGCTGCTTTTTTCTCACCGCTTATTCGCTCTCAGCAAATTTCTAAGTGCTAAAGCACTAAGAGTTAACGGCTTCTGTCCTAACTTCGAATCATACTTATAGCTCAATTAATTTTCCGCGACATTTCCCACAGACAAAGCGCTGCGTGTTGATTCTGCGCTTGCGTAATATCAATGTTTGGCATTTCTCGCACTGATATTGATGATAGGATTGCGGTTTCTGTTCTACTAGCGGTCGAACATAACGACTACCTCCCGTTTGTTTCAACAATAATTTAAAGTCAGCGTCCTTGTGCTGATACCCTTTTCCTTCTAAATGAAGATGGTAATGGCACAATTCATGTTTGATCACATTGACTAATTCTGGTTCTCCATATCGTTCAAAAACTTTGGGATTGA
This sequence is a window from Enterococcus wangshanyuanii. Protein-coding genes within it:
- a CDS encoding recombinase family protein; translated protein: MKRAALYIRVSSDQQAKFGDSLREQQDTLNEYVKSQKDIIIHSVYVDDGISGQKLERDEFTRLLNDVRNDQIDLILFTKLDRWFRSLKHYLNTQDTLEKHEVNWLAVSQPYYDTTTAYGKTFINQVMSFAELEAQMTSERMISVFNNKVKMGEVISGTTPLGYSIENKKLVPNDQAPIVKKIFEFYDEHANLNKTSKYLLEEFGIQRNTQTIRELLKNTKYIGVFRDNENYNEPIVSKALFESVNRQIKMNKKSNTKHEYIFSGLLVCEECGRKMNSGRKAYYSAKRKDGTRTRYPHVSIYNCRYAYEVPKCSNTKVLKEHILEEHLLSEIPILLKQKVNSINQKKNNDNEKQKRQQALENKIERLKAAYLNEIIGLDEYKEDRASLVSQLEKIEKIEVPTIETSIYAKFADINLNEHYETLSVSERKQFWRSLVKEITFNKDRQIKIDLI
- a CDS encoding pyridoxamine 5'-phosphate oxidase family protein — translated: MRRKEFEVTEKDRFDEILAEAHVVRLAFFDQEFPYIVPVNFGYEWQEERLFLYVHGARQGKKLSLLKENPKIGFEMDCRHKLITADEASKYTYHYRSIIGQGVATILTDLERKRHALLKLMEHETKRMDFDIPDKQVLGTGLIQIEVKRFTAKERI
- a CDS encoding YdcF family protein, translated to MIQYWNTVIEYLSAKEQVEGTYDLTILAGNSLPYLADELVQLYKQGRTSKVMLVGGVGHATPFLAKNFEELGISVGATSEAEMYLTYFKERYGLSEEIFLTETRSKNSGENARFSLAKMREHDLAPERVLLLEDPILQRRLRATFEKEWRGFGSQFANAVPMIPYIKTIDDNLTFEAQQLNGLWTKDYFLSLVLGEIPRLRNDRNGYGPKGAGYIGSIEIPTEVLSAYEKLSTHYHYEYTR
- a CDS encoding SprT family protein, which produces MTDRKLQELVETISLEAFGKKFRHKAYFNRRLKTTGGRYHLQSHDIDFNPKVFERYGEPELVNVIKHELCHYHLHLEGKGYQHKDADFKLLLKQTGGSRYVRPLVEQKPQSYHQYQCEKCQTLILRKRRINTQRFVCGKCRGKLIEL